The proteins below are encoded in one region of Lactuca sativa cultivar Salinas chromosome 3, Lsat_Salinas_v11, whole genome shotgun sequence:
- the LOC111912360 gene encoding uncharacterized protein LOC111912360 has translation MAGGSKFGLLLAGAVAVGAAAAVLKIKGPSVWDKDAVVELFRHMSDRLGNWAIPVYVGIHTISLSLCLPYAVFFEAGASLLFGFFPALLCVFSAKVMGASLSFWIGRILFRRSSSAVAWAHGNKYFHVLLRGVERDGWKFVLLARFSPIPSYVINYALAATNVQFLRDFLAPTVLGCLPMILQNTSIGSLAGAAVASTSASQSDKSKIWSYVFPMLGISSSILISLRIKKYSSSISLDVKPEEKTR, from the exons ATGGCAGGTGGTAGTAAGTTTGGATTATTGTTAGCAGGAGCGGTGGCGGTCGGAGCAGCTGCGGCAGTGTTGAAGATCAAAGGACCATCGGTATGGGACAAAGACGCAGTCGTCGAACTCTTCAGACACATGTCCGATCGATTGGGTAATTGGGCGATTCCAGTCTATGTCGGGATCCACACCATCTCCCTCTCTCTATGTCTTCCCTACGCTGTCTTCTTCGAAGCTGGTGCTTCTCTCCTCTTCGGATTCTTTCCGGCCTTGCTCTGTGTCTTCTCCGCCAAAGTTATGGGCGCTTCCCTCTCCTTCTGGATCGGAAG GATTCTTTTTAGGCGCTCTAGTTCGGCAGTAGCGTGGGCCCATGGAAACAAATATTTTCATGTGCTGTTAAGGGGAGTGGAACGTGATGGTTGGAAGTTTGTTCTACTTGCCCGATTTTCCCCCATTCCATCGTATGTCATTAATTACGCATTAGCCGCCACAAATGTCCAATTTTTAAGGGATTTTCTAGCGCCAACTGTCCTAGGGTGCCTGCCCATGATCTTACAAAACACATCCATCGGTAGCCTTGCTGGCGCAGCCGTGGCGTCCACGTCAGCATCTCAATCTGACAAGTCAAAGATCTGGTCATACGTGTTCCCAATGCTTGGTATTTCATCTAGCATTCTTATCTCCTTGAGAATCAAAAAGTACTCTTCAAGTATATCACTTGATGTCAAACCTGAGGAGAAGACCAGATGA